The Alicyclobacillus macrosporangiidus CPP55 genome segment AGACGGAGGTCGCGGTCAACGCGCCGAAGGCCGTGGACATCCATCCGCCCGACAGCATGCCGGCCATGGAACCCAGGTTGACCGCAGCCTGCAACAGGGCCGCACCGCGCCCCCGGAATTCTGCGGGCGTGATGGTGATGAACAGACTGCTGACGGGAACGTTGACGAGGGCGTTCAGGATACCCGTGGCCATCATCCATCCGTAGATGGGGGCAAGACCGAAGGAAAAACGCAACAGGTTGAGTCCGAGGACCGCGATGCAGCTGATCCCCAGCAATCCGCAGGTGGTCATCAGGGTGGTGCTGGGACGTAGGCGCTTCAGTACAGCCGGTGCCAACAGGGCGCCGACAATGGTTCCGGCCGCAAACACACTCTCCATCAAACCGAAATGGACTTTCGGAACTTGGAACGTCTGCAGGAGCACCACATTGTAGGTGGTATTAAAGGCACCCGCAGCCAGGGTCACCGGGATGAACAACAGCAGCAGGAAGCGCAGCGCAGGCACATGGACCACTTGCCGGACCCCGGATCGCAGAGCCTCGAGGTACGACTCTTTCTCCGCCGCGGCGATATCCACCCCTTTGCCCACGTGAAGGGATGCGATGAGCGCGGCCGACAGCAGGAATGTGCCTGCGTCGATGAGAAAGATGAGCGGTACGTCGTGGATGGCGAGCAGCGTGCCGCCGACGGCAGGCCCAGCGATGCGCATCGCGGACCAGGTGCTTTGGGAGATCGCCTGGGCCTCGGGGACATGGGCTTCGCCGACCACCTGTGGGATGACTGCGGATCTTGCGGGCGTGAACAACGCGGTGCCCAGACCATGCAGCGCCACCAACACGACCAGGGCCACCGGGTGCTGTACACAGGGGATCATCGCAATGACCACGCAGAGGCGATAGAGATCGGCGCACACCATCAAACGCTTCCGCGGCAGTCGATCCGCCAGCGGACCGAAAAAAGGGCCAAACACGGCTGTGGGCAACAGTTGAGCAAACAGAACACAACCGACCACCCAGGCATGGTTGGAACCCAGCGCGACGAGCACGACGATGGCCAGATCCGTGACGCCATCCCCGAACTGCGAAACCACTTGAGCCAGCCACAGTTTCCGGAAGTCCTTCTGGCGGAGCAGGTTCATGGTCGCACCCCGCAAAATCGTCATCGACCGTTAAAATGTATTTTAACGGTCGACAACAGTTTACCTGTGCTGGAGCGCAACTGCAACTTCATCGATCTAACATTCATTTCCGGATCGTTATAATAGTACAAGAAGGATAGGGGCATCTTGTGGCCGCCCGGCGCGCAGGCCCGCCCGGCCACCTCACGGACAAGGAGGGATCCCTCGCGTGAAAGGGCGCGATCTGGTCTTGGAGGCATTTTATCGCTACGGCGTCAGGCACGTGTTCGGAAACCCCGGCACGACGGAGCTGCCGTTGATGGACGGGTTGGCGGAGCGCAGCGAAATCGAATACATCCTGGCGCTGCACGAGGACATCGCGGTCGGGATGGCGGCCGGGTACGCGCAGGTGACGGGCCGGCCGGCGGTGGTCAATCTGCACGTGACGCCGGGGCTCGCCCACGGCCTCGGCAACCTGTATGACGCCTGGCGGGCGGGCGTTCCGCTGGTGGTCACCGCGGGGCAACACGACAGCCGGCTGGCGCTGCAGGAGCCCGCCCTGGCGGGGGACCTGGTGCGCATGGCGGCGCCGTTCACGAAGTGGGCGTACGAGGTGCGCAAACCGGAGGAGTTGCCCCTCGCCTTGCACCGGGCCTTCAAGACGGCCATGGCCGAACCGAGCGGCCCCGTCTTCCTCGCCTTGCCGTCGGACGTGATGCTGGCCGAGGCCGAGGGGGAGCCGTGGCCGCTGACCGAGGTGATCCAACGGGGGCGGCCGGACGAGGCCACCGTCAACCGGTTGGCCGAGTGGTTGGTGGCGGCGCGGGCCCCTGTGTTGGTGGTGGGCGATCGCGCGGCCCGCACGCAGGCCATCCCTGCCCTGGTGCGCCTCGCCGAAGCGCTGGCGCTGCCCGTGTACATCGAGCACCAGAGCGCCGGGCTCGGTTTCCCGTACCGGCATCCCCTGTGCTTCGGCCGATGCCTGCCCAACGGCCCGTTCTACCGCCGCATCTTCGCCGACAAGGACCTGGTGGTGTGGTTCGGGGTGACCAGCCAGGCGCCGCTCCTCTACGATCCGCACCCGCTCGTCCCCGACGGCACCCGCGTCGTGCACGTGGATTGCGATCCGTGGGAGATCGCCAAAAACCGCCCCGCGGACCTGGCGCTGCAGGCGGACCTGGCCGGGGCGGCCGAGGCGATCGCGCAGGCCGTCGCGGCCCGTCTGGCTCAGGACCCCGAGGCCCGGCGGCGGGTGGAGGCGAGGCGGGCCGAGGTGGAGGCGCGGAGGCGGGAGCGGGATCGACAGCGGCAGGAGGAGGTGGAAGCCGGACGCCACCAGCGCCCGGTCTCCGGCGCGTACGTCGCGGCCGTGCTCGGGGAGCTGTTGGCGGAGGACGCCATCGTGATCGACGAATCCGTCACCTCCGGCCGGTTCGTGCACGGCCACCTGCCCCTGCACGATCCGCGCGGGCTCATCGCCCTCAAAGGCGGCGGCCTCGGCTACGGCCTGCCGGCCGCCCTCGGCGCCCAGCTCGCCGCCCCCGGGCGGCAGGTGGTGGCGTGCATCGGGGACGGATCGGCCCTGTACTACATCCAGGCCTTGTGGACGGCGGTCAAGTACCACCTGCCGGTGCGCTTTTTCATCTTCAACAACGCCAGTTACATGATCCTCAAAGGCGGCCTGCAGCGGATGGGCGGCCCCGCGGCGCGGCGGGGCGTCTACCCGGGCATGGACCTTCTCCCGGAGGTCGACTTCGTTGCGGTGGCCCAGGCCTTCGGCGTGCCCGGCGTTCGCCTGGACGATCCGGACGCGGTCCGTCCGGTGCTCTCCGAGGCGCTGGCGGCAGACGGCCCGGTGCTGGTGGACATCGCCCTCGACCGCGAGGTGCGCCCGTATCTGGAGTGAGCGGGCGTCCCGTCACAGCGCGAGATGTTTCATCCACGCTTGTGCTATCGCCAGTTCGGCCTGGGTCAAGCCGTGTCCGGCGTTCTGCCAGTGCAGCGTGACCGCCGCGCCTGCCTGTTTGAGCAGTTTCGCCAACCGGTTGCTGTTGTCCGGTGGGACAATGGGATCGTGCCTTCCGGACAGCAGCAGGACGGGTTTCCCGTGAAGGTCCGGAAGGGTCTCGGGTTCAAGCGGGACCATCGCCCGGAACAACACCGCCGCCGACAGAACGCTTGGCTCCAGCAGGAGCAAACTGGCCGCGATGTTGGACCCGTTGGAATAGCCCACCGCCACCAGCCGGGAGGGATTCAGAGCGTACACCCGGGTGGCTTCCTCAAGGAACCGAGCCAGCTCGTGCGTGCGGAAGATGAGATCCTGTTCGTCGAACACGCCCTCCGCGAGTCGGCGAAAGAATCGGGGGGCCGTTCCTTCAAGGACCTTGCCCCGAATCCCCAACATCGCCGCGTCAGGGGCCAGGAACTGTCCGAGGGGGATCAGGTCTTCCTCGTTGCCGCCCGTTCCGTGTAAGAGTACCAGCGTGATCGCGTCATCCCCTGCGCGGGACGGGGTAAACTTGTGGATGAAGTCCACCTGCCTCACCTCGCCACGGCGGGGGATTGAACGGGTGGCAACTTGGCTTCCAACTGTGCGCGGGACGACTCCAGCCATTTCGGCAGCTTCAAATCCGTGCCCAGGGTTTCAACCGGTTCGTCAATTGCAAATCCCGGCGGATCGGTGGCGAGTTCGAACAGCACGCCGCCTGGTTCACGAAAATAGATCGACTTGAAATAGTTGCGATCGCGCACCTCGGTCACGCGCATCCCGGCCTTCGTGAGCCTGGACTGCCACCGGAGAAGCTCGTCCTCGTCGCCCACGCGCCATGCGACATGGTGAACGGTTCCGATGGAATTTCTCCCGTACGGGGCGTCTTCCTGATGAATGACGTCTACGATGGTTCCGGCTCCGCCTTCGCCCACCTCATACCGGTGACGCCGCCCGGCCTGTTCCAGCAAACGAAATCCCATCACATCCCTCAGAAGCGCGGAGGTCGGCGCGTGGTTTCTGACTTTTATCGTCACAGCGTAGAACCCTCGAATGGTGTGCTCCCCGGGCACCGGCCCATCGGCCCATCCCGGCCGCGAATCGGCCCCTTCATGGGCGACCAATTCCAGGGCGACGCCATCGGGATCGCGAAACGAGATGACCTGTCTTTGCTGCGATCGTTCTTCCGGCCCGCTGAATGACACGCCATGCTCCTTCATCCGCTCGGTCCAGAATCCAACCGACTCTGGACGAATGGAAAACGAGGTCACCGTCGCCTGACCGGCTCCGCTCGTTCCCCACGGACCTTCCCCGAACGGGAAAAATGTCATGATGGTTCCGGGATTGCCGATGGTGTCCCCGTAATAAAAGTGATACACATCCGGTGCATCAAAGTTCACCGTTTTTTTCACCAACCGGAGTCCCAGAACACCCACGTAAAAATCCACGTTCTTCTGTGCGTCACCCGCCAGGGCAGTGACGTGATGAATCCCCAGAATGCCTTGACTCACGTTTGCTCAGCTCCCTTCGCCGGATGGAAGCCACACGTCCGGGCCCCATCCGCATCCATAAGGTGTCCGCGGGACCTGCCGGGTTTTCGCGTGTGCGCCATCTGCTTTATCTAACCGTAAATAACAATAGTATAGTAACTTTACTTTGTCAATGCACTTTAATATGGGAAGAATGGCGGGCGCTGCTCCGTCGCCGGTCTGTCTTATGAAAGGGAAAGGCGGGCCCGTCCCGAGCCCGCCAATCAAACCATGTCTTCACTCAAACCGCAGCGCGTCAATCGGTTTCAGATTCGCCGCCTTGCGCGCAGGGTACACGCCGAACACAATCCCGATCACCACCGAGAACACCACGCCCAGCCCCGCCGCCACCGGCGAGAACAGGTTGCCCGCATTCATCAGCCGGCCCGCCACCAGCGCGCCGATCCCGCCGATCGCCACGCCCATCAGCGCACCCGCCACGCTCAGCGTCAGCGACTCCAGCAGGAACTGGAACAAAATCACGCCCTTCTTCGCGCCGATGGCCTTGCGGATGCCGATCTCGCGCGTGCGCTCCGTCACCGACACCAGCATGATGTTCATGATGCCGATGCCGCCGACCAGCAGCGAGATCGCAGAAATGCCGTCCAGGAGAAGCGTCAGCATCTGCGTGATGTTGCCCAGGGTGTTGAGCACCGTGGTCTGGTTCAGGATGTTGAAGTCGTCCGCCATGCCCGCCTTCAACTGGTGGGCCACGCGCAGCGTCGACTCGATTTCCAGCTGCGCACGGTACATGACGTCAGGCGACTTGGCCGACGCGACAATCTGGTTGATCCGGTTGTTGCCCGTCAGCAGGCTCGTCTCCGTGGTGTACGGGATGTTGATCATGTCGTCCGCGCTGGCCAACCCGTTCGCGCCCTGCGGCGCCGCGACGCCGATGACCTCAAACGGGATGCTCTGAATCAGGATGGTCTCGCCCACCGGGTTGCGTCCTCCGAAGAGCGTCTGCGCCACCGAGCTGCCCAGCACCGCCACGTGCGACGCCGAGATCACATCCTGAGCCATCAGATAGCGGCCCTGTTGTATCGTCACGTTGCGGATGGCCGCATACGAGTCGTTCGTGCCCACGATGGACGTGTTGGTGTTGTTCGATCCGTAGACCACCTGGGCATTCGTCGTCACCACCGGGGAGGCGTAGGCGACGTCCGGGTCCTGATCCAGGATCTGCTGCACGTCGCCCGCCGTCATCGTCGTCGCGCTGCCCACTCCCTGGCTGATGCCGCGCGACTGGGCCGATCCGCGCATCACCGTCAGCACGTTCGATCCCAGGCTCTCCACCGACCTCGTCACGCCGTTTTTCGTCCCCAGTCCGATGGCCGAGCTCAGGATGACCGCCATCACGCCGATGATGATGCCGAGCATGGTGAGGAAGGATCGAAGTTTGTTCGCCCGGAGGCTGCGCCACGCCACCCGGATAATCTCAATCGCCACGCCGCGCCACCTCCTGTTCCGCAGGGGCGTCGGCCGCGGCGCCGGCTTCCACCGTGCTGGCGGCCGTCGCTTCCGCCGCAGCCCCAGCCTCCCCCGGGCCAGCGCCCACCACCTCGTCCGCCTCCACACGGCCGTCGCGGAAGCGGACAATCCGCTTCGCCCGCCGGCCGACGTCCGGCTCGTGGGTCACCAGCACAATCGTGTTGCCCTGTTCGTGCAGCTCCTCGAACAATCCCAGGATGTCCTCCGTCGTGCGGCTGTCCAGCGCCCCTGTGGGCTCGTCGGCCAACAGAAGGACCGGGTGGTTGACGAGTGCCCGCGCGATCGACACCCGCTGTTGCTGCCCGCCCGACAGCTCGTTCGGCCGGTTGTGCATCCGATTCTCCAACCCCACCCGCGCCAGGGCCTCCATCGCTCGCTCCCGCCGCTCGCGGGGGGCACCCCGGCGTACAGCATCGGCAGCTCCACGTTCTCCAGCGCCGTCATGCGCGGCAGCAGGTTGAAGTTCTGGAACACGAACCCGATCTTCTGGTTTCGCAGCTCCGCGAGCTGGTCCTCCGACAGGGCCGACACGTCGTACCCGTCCAACACGTACCGGCCCGAGGTCGGCACGTCCAGGCAGCCGATCATGTTCATCATCGTCGACTTCCCGGATCCCGACGGCCCCATGATGGCGACGAATTCGCCCCGCTCGATGGTCAGGTTCACCCCGTTCAGGGCGCGGATCACCTGTCCGCCGATCACGTACTCGCGCACCAGGTCGCGGATCTCAATCAGGCTCATCAGCCGCGTCCGCCCCCTCCGCCGCGCGCGCCACCGCCTGCGAATCCGCCGCCACCGCCGCCGAACCCGCCGAGGCCGAACCCGAAGCCGCGCCCGCTGCTCGCCGCCTGCGCCTGGGCCTGTGCCGTCTGCTCAGGCAGCACCAGGACAATCTGTTCACCCTCCTGCAGCCCCGCCGTGATCTCGACCGTGTTCGATCCCATCAGGCCAATCTGCACCGGCTGGAAGTAGGTGCCCGGCGGGATGAGGCTGTTGCCGTTGCCGTTCGATCGCGCCCCGGACCCGGACCGCCCGCCGGCGTTCCCGTTGTCGGCGCGACCGCTTGCGCCGCTCGCGCCTGCGGACCCGGTCGATCCGTTCGCACCCCCGAATCCACCGGCACCTCCGCCGAAGCCTCCGGAGCCGCCCGCGGCCCCCGATCCGCCGAATCCGCTGGCCTCGCCAGTGCTGTTCCCGGACCCGCCGAAGCCGCGGCGTCCGCCGCCATAGCCGCCACCAAAGCCGGAGCCGTTCTCGGCCGCACCTGAGCCGTTGGCACCCCGCGTCGCATTGCCGCCGGCTCGCCCGGCCGGTGTCCCGACCACGTACACGCCCTCGAAGTTGCCCATCTGGTGGAGCGCGATAGCGGGCACCGTCAGCACGTGGGTCTTCTGCGCCGTCGTGATGATGGCGCTCGCCGTCATGCCCGGCTTCAGCTTGCCCGAGCTGTTGTCCACCGTCGCGATCACCGTGTACTGGGTGACGTTCTGCGTCACCTGCGGCGTAGGGTACACCTCGACGACGGTGCCCTGGAACGTGTCGTTCGGGTACGCCGGCACCGTGATGGTCACCGATTGGCCCGGCTGCACGGAGCCAATCTGCGACTCGCTCACGCTGAGGCTCGCCTGCAGGTCGTGGGAGTTGAGGTCTTGGATGACAATGACCGACGAGGAAGAGGCGCTCGACGACGAGCCGCCCGACGTCGAACCGGGCTTTTGCCCCACCGTCGCATTGACCGCTGTCACCACGCCGTCAATCGGCGCCGTCAGCTGCGTCTGCTGAAGTGCCAGCTGCGCCTGCTCCACCTGAGCTTGAGCGTTCGCCACCGCCGCCTGATCCGACGCGAGGGTCGCGTTGTTTGCGGGCTGTTGATCGTTTTGCAGCGTGAGCTGCGCTTGCTTCAAGGCCTGTTCTGCATTGGTAACCGCGTTTTTCGCGTTGTCAAGGGCTTGCTGCGCGCTCGTCCGGTCGTTGAACTGCTGTTGCGCCAATTGTAAGTTCTGCTGGGCTTCGTTCAATTGTTCTTGGTATTTCTGTTGATCGTTGTTCAGTTGTGCTTGGTCCGCTGCGATCTTTTGTTGGTCATTGTCGACCGCCTGTTGGGCGCTCTGAATGGCGGTATAGGCCGTGTTCAGCGCCTGATATTCGGTCTGAGCTGTGTTCATCACCGACTGGTACGGGTTGGACCCTGTGTATCCCGCCTTCTGCCAATTGATGTACAAGCTCTGTGCGCTCTCGTAGGCCTGATACGCCTGCTGAACCTGTTCTTTGGTGACGTTGCCGTATTGAGCAATGGTGTCCTGAAGCGCTTGTTGATCTTTCTGAAGTGTGGCCTGGTCGTTGGCCAACGTGCGTTTGTCGTTGTCCAGCGTCATGTTCAGGTTCTGCTGTGCTACCGTAACCGCATTCTGTGCGTTTTGCAGCTGCGTCATGTCGCTGGTGCGGTCATTGTACGCCGCCAGCTGATTTTGATAGGCCTGCTGCGCTTGCTGAAGGGCTGTTTGCGCCTTCTCCACGTTCAACTTGTCCATGGCAATCTGCGCGCTGCTGGCCCCCTGTTGATCCTGAGCCAATCGCGCCTGAGCCGACGCGAGGCTCGCCTGGGCCTGTTGCAGCTGGATCTTCGCACTGGAATCGTCAATACGGGCCAGTACCTGCCCTTTTTTCACCTTGTCTCCAACTTTTACGTTCACCGCCGTGACCACCGCCGAACCGGTGGAGCCTTGAAAATCCAGATCGACCTCGCTCGGTGCCTGGATGGTGCCGGTTGCGGACACCGTCTGCGTGATGGACCCATACCGAACCGTGTACAGTTGGTACGCCGACGCCGCGTTTGTGGCACGCAGCCGGTGAATGGTCAGCGGAATGCCTGTTCCGAGCACCACGACCAGTGCAATGCCGCCATATAGCCATTTTCGCCGGGACTTTCGCCGCGGCTTGAGCTCCAATGAGCGGGTCTCCATGTTCACGCTCAATTCTGCTTCCTCCCTCTCTGGTATTGCAATCAGCCCGCCCTGGCAAGCGGAAGGGCACCTCGTGCCGCAGCAGTGAGCAGTCACCCGATCAACATTTTAATCTGTAAACCACCGTCTCTAGCTGAAAGTTGGCTGAAAGTTTATGAGGCAAACGCGGGTTTGGATAGGGCAGCTCGTTGTTTTCGCAGCCGCGTGCTCTTCGTGGCCGCCCTTCCCGGGACGGAAGGCGGGTCCAACGGGCGCGCCAACCAAAGATGATATTGCCCGATCGGTCTCCAGGCCCCATCCTCAGCGCGGGCACCCTGCGTACCGCCCGTGCCGTCGCTGACCGTAAGCCAGGTTCTCGTACAAAAGCCCCATGTTCAACAGCCTTCGCCTGCGATGGGGCGGCAGGTTAAACCAGCTCCTCTTACAAAATCGGCGCCCGAGGCTCGTCCGGGTGTGCCATTAATACGAAAACCTGGCTCTCATGGCGGCGGAGCAGCTGTCGGCCCCGGCTGAGACCCCACTTTAACCGGCGAAATCGGATAATCGCTTTGGGTCATTTGGGACATAAGAAATCAAGAACCCGTCACTAGACGGGCAATGAGTGGCTATGTTCGTGAAGCCATTCCGCAATCTCCTCAAGCCCCGCTTGTCCATTAGCTACGCGCATGCAAAACGCATAGCCATCGTCTTGGTCCACAACCAAGTGAAAGCCGTTCAGGTACAAGAAGGTCCAGGCGCAAAGGAATGCCGTACGTTTGTTACCATCCACGAAGAATTGTCGCGTGGCGAAACCTTCAAGGTACACCGCAGCCTTAAGAAATAAGCCAGGATACAATTCCGACCCATATATCTCCATCTTGGGCTTCTGGGCCATGAATTCAATCGCTCCTGGCTCATGTTCGCCGGGCACACCGCCGTATCGTTCAATGGCCTCGGCGTGAATTTGACGAATATCATCGGCCGAAAGGTATTGAATCAACTCTTTGACAGCCTCCGGAGCAGGCTGTCATTTTCTTTGCAGGCCTGCTCCACAATCCTTCGAATCGGCGTATTGCGCACCTTAGGCTGCTCCTTGGTGTTCAGAGACATGGAATCGTCTCCTTCCTTCACCAGCTACACCTCCCAGAACAGCTTTGACATATATATGCCAAGCTCATTCAGGGAGTGTGTATCCATTGTACCCGCAATTTTATAAGAGGTCTATCATACATTACCTATGGGCTCTACCGAACTACATTCGCCATCCGCTCCTCAGGTATAGAGCCGTCGCTCATCAACTCGCGCAGGCGATCAAACGTCTCGCAGGTCAGGCATTGCCCAAGCATCCGCGGGCTAGGTCCTGATGAGGCGTTCTCTTCTTGTCCAGCCTTCCACATGCAGTACTAAGGCGGGCCCGTCCGGGTCGGCCGAACAAATGATAGTGAAAATGATAGTGACCGGCCCGCCGCGCAGCCTCGTTTAAGGCCTGGACCCGACCCCCTCCGCGTCGTAAACCCGGAGGCCAGCCCCATCCGGGGCACCCCGTCCCCAGAAAGTCGCATATCCCCTACCATTCTTTGGACGCCTCCTCATTGCACCTCTGGCGCAGCGGACGATATAATGACCATGGATAAGAGGGGGTTTACCGGTGAATCTCCCCAATACGTTGACGTTGTTTCGTTTTGTCCTCATCCCGTTATATCTGTGGGCCTTTTACGCGACCGACAGCGAACACAAGGTCGGGGCGCTGCTCATCCTGCTGTTGGCTGGCGCAACCGACGTCCTCGACGGGTACCTCGCCCGCCGGCGCGGGCAGACGACCCAGGCCGGACAGCTGCTCGATCCGCTCGCCGACAAATGCATGATGTTGGCGGTGTTTTTTACGTTGATAGAATCGGATCGCGTGCCCTGGCTGGTGGCGGGGCTCTTGCTGCTGCGCGACGCCTCGATGATCCTGGGCGGCACGTTCTTTTATTTTCAGGGGAAACGGGCTGTGCCGAAGGCGAACCGGTGGGGGAAGGCCTCGACCGTCTGCTACTACGTTACCATCTGCGCGGTCATGCTCGCATGGCCGAGCCCCGCTGTGGTGCTCGGCCTGCTGTGGTTCACCGTGATCCTGTCCTACGTCGCGATGCTCATCTATCTCGTCAACATGGAGCTCATCGACGTTCACCGGCGCGTCCTCTGAACGGCGGATGCCGGAGGCGGCGGGGCGGCCGCCCGGTATGTACGCAACCGAAGTTCGCGTTCCCAAGCTGCCTGACCCCGCGAATCCAGCGTGACACACGGTGCTGCGGCCCGTCCGCCGCCGCGCACGCGGCTCCGGCAATCGCCCTCATCGCCCCGGCGCATTCGGTCTGCGGACGAGCCCAACACCTATGCCAACCCCCCGGGCGCGAGTCCCGGTGGGATTGGTCCTATTGTGCGCAGGTGCGCCGGGGATTATAAACACGCACTCACCTTGGAGGGATCCCGATGGAATGGACCTTGCCCCTGTACGCGGAGGACATCCGCAAGATCCTGCCGCATCGTTACCCGCTCTTGCTGGTCGATCGCGTCGTCGCCCTCGAACCGGGCAAATTCGCCGCGGGCATCAAGAACGTGACCGCCAACGAACCTCACTTCAACGGCCATTTCCCGGACTACAACCTGATGCCGGGCGTCCTCATCATGGAGGCGATGGCTCAGCTCGGTGGCATCGCGCTGCTGACCGTGCCGGAGCTGAAGGACAAGCTGCCGATGTTCGCGGGGATCGATCACGCCCGTTTCCGCGGCCAAGTCCGCCCGGGCGACCGCCTGGAGATGGAGACGTACATCGATCGCCTACGTGGCAGCATGGGCAAGGGCCACGGCGTCGCCAAGGTGGACGACAAGGTGGTTGCTGAGGGCGAGATCCTCTTCGCCCTCGGCTGAACGCCATGCGCCCGCGGCCGCCCTGCCGTTTGGCCCCGGGCCGCACCGTACCCTCGGTTGGGCGCCTCGGTCCCCAACGGCTCAATCCGTCTCCCGCAGCGCGGCCCGGAGTTTTCTCAGGCCGCGCTTGCGCCACGTCTTGCACGTCTCCCGGTCCACCCCAAATCGGGCGGCCAGCTCGGGGAGCGTCCAGCCCTCGACGAGCGCCTCAACGCCGATCCGCTCGCGGGGGCTGAGCCCGGCCTGGACGAACAAGATCCGCCATTCCGCCTCCAGGGCCGCTTCGGGCACCCCGGCCCGTCCGCCCGCCAGCGCCGTGGACCCCAAAGCGCTTGCGCCGCCGTCCCCGCGGGCTTGCGCCCGGTCCCACACGGCGTCCCATCCCTCGTCCTCGGGCCCCCCGCCGTCGTACACCCATCGCACCTGCCGCCTCCACTCCCGGCGCATGGCGGAGCGCACATTGCCGCGCACCTTCGCCTGCAGGAAGGCGGGGAAGGGCACCGATCGGCCTGGGTCATAGGCGTACACGGCGGTCATGAGGGCGATGTAGCCTTCCTGCACCGCATCCTCGTACCACACTCCGCGGTAGCGCCGTGCCGCCGCCAACACCACGTTGGAGAACTCCGACACCAACTCGGCCATTGCCAGCGCATCCCCCTGCTGGGCGGCCAACACCTCGGCCACCCAATCCTTTCGCTGCTCCACCTGCACCCGCTCCTGGTGGAGGCCGGCCTCCAAAGATTGCGCGCAGCTTCAGCGTACGGGGGAGAAGAGGCGCGGATCGAAGACAGATATGCTCGCTCCTTTCGATGCCTGACTCGCCAATCACCGATGAATTCCCAACCCTTGTATCGTCAAAATGGACTGACTTCATCACAAGTCTGAAATTCTAAACGTTTATCTTTTAATTCAACGAGGAATCTACTATACTCACTGGTAGGGTTATGAAATTCAGGAAGGCCCGAGAAGGGCGACGAGAGTGGAAGGAGATGGTGAATTCCCGTGTGGCACACGCTTGAACCCGGTGTGCCGGCGT includes the following:
- a CDS encoding type II toxin-antitoxin system death-on-curing family toxin, which translates into the protein MIQYLSADDIRQIHAEAIERYGGVPGEHEPGAIEFMAQKPKMEIYGSELYPGLFLKAAVYLEGFATRQFFVDGNKRTAFLCAWTFLYLNGFHLVVDQDDGYAFCMRVANGQAGLEEIAEWLHEHSHSLPV
- the pgsA gene encoding CDP-diacylglycerol--glycerol-3-phosphate 3-phosphatidyltransferase, giving the protein MNLPNTLTLFRFVLIPLYLWAFYATDSEHKVGALLILLLAGATDVLDGYLARRRGQTTQAGQLLDPLADKCMMLAVFFTLIESDRVPWLVAGLLLLRDASMILGGTFFYFQGKRAVPKANRWGKASTVCYYVTICAVMLAWPSPAVVLGLLWFTVILSYVAMLIYLVNMELIDVHRRVL
- the fabZ gene encoding 3-hydroxyacyl-ACP dehydratase FabZ, encoding MEWTLPLYAEDIRKILPHRYPLLLVDRVVALEPGKFAAGIKNVTANEPHFNGHFPDYNLMPGVLIMEAMAQLGGIALLTVPELKDKLPMFAGIDHARFRGQVRPGDRLEMETYIDRLRGSMGKGHGVAKVDDKVVAEGEILFALG
- a CDS encoding RNA polymerase sigma factor translates to MEQRKDWVAEVLAAQQGDALAMAELVSEFSNVVLAAARRYRGVWYEDAVQEGYIALMTAVYAYDPGRSVPFPAFLQAKVRGNVRSAMRREWRRQVRWVYDGGGPEDEGWDAVWDRAQARGDGGASALGSTALAGGRAGVPEAALEAEWRILFVQAGLSPRERIGVEALVEGWTLPELAARFGVDRETCKTWRKRGLRKLRAALRETD